In one Kitasatospora cineracea genomic region, the following are encoded:
- a CDS encoding alpha/beta fold hydrolase, whose protein sequence is MGFGGAWRRWLTRRRAVLAGAVAAALLVGGGAVAVAGQPERVHREDRFLDLPESAGSPETVRIDTSFFTAGGSGRRPAVLLAHGFGGSKDELRSRAEELARHGYAVLTWSARGFGKSTGQIGLNQPEREVADVSRLVDWLAQRPEVQLDGPGDPRVGVTGASYGGAVSLLAAGYDSRIDAIAPQITWFDLADALFPQAAQGSSAADGVFKKLWAGIFFTTGSSAAFGDGSAAPAGSTAPAAPAAGPVGCGRFREELCAMYNRVAAAGRPDADAVKLLEHSSPASVADRIKVPTLVVQGQQDSLFPLDQGDRIAKAVAANGAPVAVDWFGAGHDGGQETSTRADARVTAWFDHYLRGTGADTGPAFRVTRTGGVDSTGFQAVLRGADAGAYPGLDGTARQEVALTGREQRIANPPGGAPPNISTLPGIGALAQLSSVGAGLSIDFPGQFASFDSQPLGSALHLTGAPAVQVRVKADTPEAVLFAKLYDVAPDGKQTLPQQLVAPLRVTGADADGGRTVRVALPAVDHEFPAGHRLRLVLASTDLAYASPAQAATYTVSAVGPLSVPTVPGLRTEAAPLPNRTWVLPLVALALGALLVLARRRRDTTPAPDPALADVPLQITGLAKKYKGATDRYAVRDLSFRVETGQVLGLLGPNGAGKTTTLRMLMGLIRPDAGEIRVFGHAIRPGAPVLSRVGAFVEGAGFLPHLSGRANLESYWAATGRPVEDAHFAEALEIAGLGEALERAVRTYSQGMRQRLAIAQAMLGLPDLLILDEPTNGLDPPQIREMREVMVRYAAAGRTVIVSSHLLAEVEQSCTHLVVMERGQLVVAGPTTEITGAGEQLLVSVEPGFDGGEAVAEKLAALDGIAQAQAVDAGLLVRLDGLPASRLTAELVRLGVPVTGIGPQRRLEDAFLSLIRGAGA, encoded by the coding sequence ATGGGCTTCGGTGGGGCGTGGCGAAGGTGGCTGACCCGGCGCAGGGCGGTGCTGGCCGGTGCGGTGGCGGCCGCGCTGCTGGTCGGCGGCGGGGCGGTCGCGGTGGCGGGGCAGCCGGAGCGGGTGCACCGGGAGGACCGGTTCCTGGACCTGCCGGAGAGCGCGGGCAGCCCGGAGACCGTCCGGATCGACACCTCGTTCTTCACCGCGGGCGGCTCCGGGCGGCGGCCGGCCGTGCTGCTGGCGCACGGCTTCGGCGGCTCCAAGGACGAACTGCGCTCCCGCGCCGAGGAGTTGGCCCGGCACGGGTACGCGGTGCTGACCTGGTCGGCGCGCGGGTTCGGGAAGTCGACCGGGCAGATCGGGCTGAACCAGCCCGAACGCGAGGTCGCCGACGTCTCCCGGCTGGTGGACTGGCTGGCCCAGCGCCCCGAGGTTCAGCTCGACGGGCCCGGCGACCCGCGGGTCGGCGTGACCGGCGCCTCGTACGGCGGCGCGGTGTCGCTGCTGGCCGCCGGGTACGACAGCCGGATCGACGCGATCGCCCCGCAGATCACCTGGTTCGACCTGGCCGACGCGCTGTTCCCGCAGGCCGCGCAGGGCAGTTCGGCCGCCGACGGGGTCTTCAAGAAGCTGTGGGCCGGGATCTTCTTCACCACCGGTTCCTCGGCCGCCTTCGGCGACGGCTCCGCCGCCCCGGCCGGCTCGACCGCTCCGGCCGCCCCGGCCGCCGGGCCGGTGGGCTGCGGGCGGTTCCGCGAAGAGCTGTGCGCGATGTACAACCGGGTCGCGGCCGCCGGACGGCCGGACGCCGACGCGGTGAAGCTGCTGGAGCACTCCAGCCCCGCCTCGGTGGCCGACCGGATCAAGGTCCCGACCCTGGTCGTCCAGGGCCAGCAGGACTCGCTCTTCCCGCTCGACCAGGGCGACCGGATCGCCAAGGCGGTCGCCGCCAACGGCGCCCCCGTCGCGGTGGACTGGTTCGGCGCCGGCCACGACGGCGGCCAGGAGACCAGCACCCGCGCCGACGCCCGGGTCACCGCCTGGTTCGACCACTACCTCAGGGGCACCGGCGCGGACACCGGCCCCGCGTTCCGGGTCACTCGCACCGGCGGCGTCGACTCGACCGGCTTCCAGGCCGTGCTGCGCGGCGCCGACGCCGGCGCCTACCCCGGCCTGGACGGCACGGCCCGGCAGGAGGTCGCGCTGACCGGCCGGGAGCAGCGGATCGCCAACCCGCCCGGCGGGGCCCCGCCGAACATCTCCACCCTGCCCGGCATCGGCGCCCTGGCCCAGCTCTCCTCCGTCGGGGCGGGCCTGTCGATCGACTTCCCCGGCCAGTTCGCCTCCTTCGACTCCCAGCCGCTCGGCAGCGCCCTGCACCTGACCGGCGCCCCCGCCGTCCAGGTGCGGGTGAAGGCCGACACCCCCGAGGCGGTGCTGTTCGCCAAGCTGTACGACGTCGCCCCCGACGGCAAGCAGACCCTGCCGCAGCAGCTCGTCGCCCCGCTGCGGGTGACCGGCGCGGACGCCGACGGCGGCCGGACCGTGCGGGTCGCGCTGCCCGCCGTCGACCACGAGTTCCCGGCCGGGCACCGGCTGCGGCTGGTGCTGGCCAGCACCGACCTGGCGTACGCCTCGCCCGCGCAGGCCGCCACCTACACCGTCTCCGCGGTCGGCCCGCTGAGCGTCCCGACGGTGCCCGGGCTGCGCACCGAGGCCGCGCCGCTGCCGAACCGCACCTGGGTGCTGCCGCTGGTCGCGCTGGCACTCGGCGCGCTGCTGGTGCTCGCCCGGCGGCGCCGCGACACCACCCCCGCCCCGGACCCGGCGCTCGCCGACGTGCCGCTGCAGATCACCGGCCTGGCGAAGAAGTACAAGGGGGCCACCGACCGGTACGCGGTGCGCGACCTGTCCTTCCGGGTGGAGACCGGGCAGGTGCTCGGCCTGCTCGGCCCCAACGGCGCGGGCAAGACCACCACGCTGCGGATGCTGATGGGCCTGATCCGCCCCGACGCGGGCGAGATCCGGGTCTTCGGCCACGCGATCAGGCCCGGCGCGCCGGTGCTCTCCCGGGTCGGCGCGTTCGTCGAGGGCGCCGGCTTCCTGCCGCACCTGTCCGGACGGGCCAACCTGGAGTCGTACTGGGCGGCCACCGGACGGCCCGTCGAGGACGCGCACTTCGCCGAGGCGCTGGAGATCGCCGGCCTCGGCGAGGCCCTGGAACGCGCCGTCCGCACCTACTCGCAGGGCATGCGGCAGCGCCTCGCCATCGCCCAGGCCATGCTCGGCCTGCCCGACCTGCTGATCCTCGACGAACCCACCAACGGGCTCGACCCGCCGCAGATCCGCGAGATGCGCGAGGTGATGGTCCGCTACGCCGCCGCCGGACGCACCGTCATCGTCTCCAGCCACCTGCTGGCCGAGGTCGAGCAGTCCTGCACCCACCTGGTGGTGATGGAACGCGGGCAGCTCGTGGTCGCCGGGCCGACCACGGAGATCACCGGCGCGGGCGAGCAACTGCTGGTGTCCGTCGAGCCGGGCTTCGACGGGGGCGAGGCGGTCGCCGAGAAGCTGGCCGCGCTGGACGGCATCGCGCAGGCGCAGGCCGTGGACGCCGGACTGCTGGTCCGGCTGGACGGCCTGCCCGCGAGCCGGCTGACCGCCGAACTGGTGCGCCTGGGCGTGCCGGTGACCGGCATCGGCCCGCAGCGGCGGCTCGAGGACGCGTTCCTGTCCCTGATCCGGGGGGCCGGGGCATGA
- a CDS encoding ABC transporter permease — MSDATVLGAGRDTAAPGYRPGRTLPLRVEAMRQLRRRRTLVVGGVLAVLPFVVLAAFQIGGTPGRENRTTFIELATASGANFAATLLFMGTGFLLVIPVALFAGDTVASEASWSSLRYLLAAPVPRARLLVRKFAVAMAFSAAAVVLLPAVGLVVGTAAYGWGDLKLPTGATLSAAEALPRLAIAVLYVFLAEIVVGALAFWLSTATDAPLGAVGGAVFASIITGVLDAVTALGSLREWLPAHWQYAWADALQPQLEWGGMVQGVVLSLSYAVVLLALAFRGFAAKDVVS; from the coding sequence ATGAGTGACGCGACCGTGCTCGGCGCGGGGCGGGACACCGCCGCGCCCGGCTACCGGCCCGGGCGGACGCTGCCGCTGCGGGTCGAGGCGATGCGGCAGCTGCGCCGCCGCCGGACACTGGTGGTCGGCGGGGTGCTGGCCGTGCTGCCGTTCGTCGTGCTGGCGGCGTTCCAGATCGGCGGCACGCCCGGGCGGGAGAACCGCACCACGTTCATCGAGCTGGCCACCGCGTCGGGGGCGAACTTCGCCGCCACGCTGCTGTTCATGGGCACCGGCTTCCTGCTGGTCATCCCGGTCGCGCTGTTCGCCGGCGACACGGTGGCCTCCGAGGCGAGCTGGTCCTCGCTGCGCTACCTGCTGGCCGCGCCGGTGCCCCGGGCCCGGCTGCTGGTGCGCAAGTTCGCGGTGGCGATGGCCTTCTCGGCGGCCGCGGTGGTGCTGCTGCCCGCCGTCGGGCTGGTGGTCGGCACCGCCGCGTACGGCTGGGGCGACCTCAAGCTCCCCACCGGGGCGACGCTGTCGGCGGCCGAGGCGCTGCCCCGGCTGGCGATCGCCGTGCTGTACGTCTTCCTCGCCGAGATCGTGGTCGGCGCACTGGCGTTCTGGCTCTCCACGGCCACGGACGCCCCGCTCGGCGCGGTCGGCGGCGCGGTCTTCGCCTCCATCATCACCGGCGTGCTGGACGCCGTCACCGCGCTCGGCTCGCTGCGCGAGTGGCTGCCCGCGCACTGGCAGTACGCCTGGGCGGACGCGCTGCAGCCGCAACTGGAGTGGGGCGGCATGGTGCAGGGCGTGGTGCTGTCGCTGTCGTACGCGGTGGTGCTGCTGGCGCTGGCGTTCCGCGGGTTCGCGGCGAAGGACGTGGTGTCCTGA
- the lspA gene encoding signal peptidase II, whose protein sequence is MISTPGSHQTQDDAVPTAPPSGAGEQPVSRPAAEPEHPADEAGATAAEGARVVVRRRRISLLLAVAVLAYLIDLGSKLLVVSELEGRSEPIKVIGDWMTFQVIRNGGAAFGMGQAMTVLFTAIAAGVIVVIWRIARRLYSLPWAIALGLLLGGALGNLTDRLFRSPSVFRGHVVDFISVQHFAVFNLADSAIVCGGILVVLLSFRGSNPDGTVHGAPAKKQPAEQDGGSEG, encoded by the coding sequence ATCATCAGCACGCCAGGTTCCCACCAGACCCAGGACGACGCCGTCCCCACCGCCCCACCCAGCGGGGCGGGTGAGCAGCCGGTGAGCCGCCCGGCGGCCGAGCCGGAACACCCGGCCGACGAGGCCGGCGCGACCGCGGCCGAGGGCGCCCGGGTGGTGGTCCGCCGCCGCCGGATCAGCCTGCTGCTGGCCGTCGCGGTGCTCGCCTACCTGATCGACCTCGGCTCCAAGCTGCTGGTGGTCTCCGAACTGGAGGGCCGCAGCGAGCCGATCAAGGTGATCGGCGACTGGATGACCTTCCAGGTGATCCGCAACGGCGGCGCCGCGTTCGGCATGGGCCAGGCGATGACGGTGCTGTTCACCGCGATCGCGGCCGGCGTCATCGTGGTGATCTGGCGGATTGCCCGCCGCCTGTACAGCCTGCCCTGGGCGATCGCGCTGGGCCTGCTGCTCGGCGGCGCGCTCGGCAACCTCACCGACCGGCTGTTCCGCTCCCCGTCGGTGTTCCGCGGGCACGTGGTCGACTTCATCTCGGTCCAGCACTTCGCGGTCTTCAACCTGGCCGACTCGGCGATCGTCTGCGGCGGCATCCTGGTGGTGCTGCTCTCCTTCCGCGGCTCCAACCCGGACGGCACCGTGCACGGCGCCCCGGCGAAGAAGCAGCCGGCGGAGCAGGACGGCGGCAGCGAGGGCTGA
- a CDS encoding GNAT family N-acetyltransferase, with the protein MGTPLTGVSIRVVDGDAEMALARGVRHEVFVVEQDVPPELEYDEYDATSAHLLAVGPDGAALGTARLIHGAEALAMTGGTEGRVLLGRLAVVAAARGTGLGARLVRAVEELGREHGAREVELHAQVQALGFYERLGYAAEGPVYDDAGIPHRTMTRVL; encoded by the coding sequence ATGGGCACCCCGCTGACGGGCGTGTCGATCCGGGTGGTCGACGGGGACGCGGAGATGGCGCTGGCGCGCGGCGTGCGGCACGAGGTGTTCGTGGTCGAGCAGGACGTGCCGCCGGAGCTGGAGTACGACGAGTACGACGCCACCTCGGCGCACCTGCTGGCCGTCGGCCCCGACGGCGCGGCGCTCGGCACCGCCCGGCTGATCCACGGCGCCGAGGCGCTGGCGATGACCGGCGGCACCGAGGGCCGGGTGCTGCTCGGCCGGCTCGCCGTGGTCGCCGCCGCCCGCGGCACCGGCCTCGGCGCGCGACTGGTGCGCGCGGTCGAGGAGTTGGGCCGCGAGCACGGGGCGCGCGAGGTCGAGCTGCACGCGCAGGTGCAGGCGCTCGGGTTCTACGAGCGGCTCGGGTACGCGGCCGAGGGGCCGGTGTACGACGACGCCGGGATCCCGCACCGGACCATGACCCGGGTGCTGTAG
- a CDS encoding mechanosensitive ion channel family protein: MLWPLASLLTAVFATLFAGWLVDQTLQRLDARHPDAPVWAQLRRCRVPLQLVLLSALLLAARPVRRIFHSDDDALRHGVLLVLIGSLGWLTVRVLAAVVEAAFSRYQTVTEDASRIQRVRTQLGLVRRVGSAVLWTVTAGALLLTFDAMRTVGASLLASAGIIGIIAGIAAQSALGNFFAGLQIAFSDTVRIGDTVVVDGQQGTVEEITLSYLVLRLWDERRLVVPVSYFVSRPYENWTRRDPGLLGWVLLHLDHRTPVDALRAELGRYLAGSGLWDGRDWSLAVSDTTPSTVVVRATMTARDPDTTAALRLAAREHLLAYLRDQHPESLPRVRTD; encoded by the coding sequence GTGCTCTGGCCGCTCGCCAGCCTGCTCACCGCCGTCTTCGCCACCCTGTTCGCCGGCTGGCTGGTCGACCAGACCCTCCAGCGCCTCGACGCCCGCCACCCCGACGCCCCGGTCTGGGCCCAGCTGCGCCGCTGCCGCGTCCCGCTCCAACTGGTGCTGCTCTCCGCCCTGCTGCTCGCCGCCCGGCCGGTGCGCCGGATCTTCCACAGCGACGACGACGCGCTCCGGCACGGCGTCCTGCTGGTGCTGATCGGCTCGCTCGGCTGGCTGACCGTCCGGGTGCTGGCCGCCGTCGTCGAAGCCGCCTTCAGCCGCTACCAGACGGTCACCGAGGACGCCTCCCGCATCCAGCGGGTGCGCACCCAGCTCGGCCTGGTCCGCCGGGTCGGCTCCGCCGTGCTCTGGACGGTCACCGCCGGCGCCCTGCTGCTCACCTTCGACGCCATGCGCACCGTCGGCGCCAGCCTGCTCGCCTCCGCCGGCATCATCGGCATCATCGCGGGCATCGCCGCCCAGTCCGCGCTCGGCAACTTCTTCGCCGGCCTGCAGATCGCCTTCAGCGACACCGTCCGGATCGGCGACACCGTCGTGGTGGACGGCCAGCAGGGCACCGTCGAGGAGATCACCCTCTCCTACCTGGTGCTGCGGCTGTGGGACGAGCGCCGCCTGGTCGTCCCGGTCTCCTACTTCGTCTCCAGGCCCTACGAGAACTGGACCCGCCGCGACCCCGGCCTGCTCGGCTGGGTCCTGCTCCACCTCGACCACCGCACCCCCGTCGACGCGCTGCGCGCCGAACTGGGGCGCTACCTGGCCGGCAGCGGGCTCTGGGACGGCCGGGACTGGTCCCTCGCCGTCTCCGACACCACCCCGTCCACCGTCGTGGTCCGCGCCACCATGACCGCCCGCGACCCGGACACCACCGCCGCCCTCCGGCTCGCCGCCCGCGAACACCTGCTGGCGTACCTGCGCGACCAGCACCCGGAGTCCCTGCCGCGCGTGCGCACCGACTGA
- a CDS encoding RluA family pseudouridine synthase: MSIAAQTRSLPVPDGLEGERLDAALARMFGFSRTKAAELAAEGKVTLDGAVAGKSDRVTAGSWLEVEIPAPAAPVQIVAEAVEGMRIIHDDDHVVVIDKPVGVAAHPSPGWTGPTVIGGLAAAGYRISTSGAAERQGVVHRLDVGTSGIMVVAKSERAYTDLKRQFHDRVTEKKYNALVQGHPDPLSGTVDAPIGRHPSSDWKWAVTRDGKPSVTHYDLIEAYRAASLLDIKLETGRTHQIRVHMSALRHPCVGDLTYGADPTLAKRLGLTRQWLHAVSLGFEHPEDGRWVEFTSTYPEDLQHALDVIAAES, encoded by the coding sequence GTGAGTATCGCAGCGCAGACCCGTAGCCTCCCCGTACCCGACGGCCTGGAGGGCGAGCGGCTGGACGCCGCCCTGGCCCGGATGTTCGGGTTCTCCCGCACCAAGGCCGCCGAACTCGCCGCCGAGGGCAAGGTGACGCTGGACGGCGCGGTCGCCGGGAAGTCGGACCGGGTCACCGCCGGGTCCTGGCTGGAGGTCGAGATCCCGGCCCCGGCGGCGCCGGTGCAGATCGTCGCCGAGGCCGTCGAGGGCATGCGGATCATCCACGACGACGACCACGTCGTGGTGATCGACAAGCCGGTCGGCGTGGCCGCGCACCCCAGCCCCGGCTGGACCGGCCCCACCGTGATCGGCGGTCTGGCCGCGGCCGGCTACCGGATCTCCACCTCGGGCGCCGCCGAGCGCCAGGGCGTCGTGCACCGGCTGGACGTCGGCACCTCCGGGATCATGGTGGTCGCCAAGTCCGAGCGGGCCTACACCGACCTGAAGCGGCAGTTCCACGACCGGGTCACCGAGAAGAAGTACAACGCGCTGGTCCAGGGCCACCCCGACCCGCTGTCCGGCACCGTGGACGCGCCGATCGGCCGGCACCCCAGCAGCGACTGGAAGTGGGCCGTCACCCGGGACGGCAAGCCGTCCGTCACGCACTACGACCTGATCGAGGCGTACCGGGCCGCGTCGCTGCTGGACATCAAGCTGGAGACCGGCCGCACCCACCAGATCCGGGTGCACATGTCGGCGCTGCGCCACCCCTGCGTCGGCGACCTGACCTACGGCGCGGACCCGACGCTGGCCAAGCGGCTGGGCCTGACCCGGCAGTGGCTGCACGCCGTCTCGCTGGGCTTCGAGCACCCCGAGGACGGGCGCTGGGTGGAGTTCACCTCCACCTACCCGGAGGACCTGCAGCACGCGCTGGACGTCATCGCGGCGGAGAGCTGA
- a CDS encoding DUF3592 domain-containing protein: protein MGWDWFLRLWCAAWGAVALVGAVRSLAGVTKAQRTVRLTGRIRAVGVPRHGASRIGGIPLEVSYRDPDSGREVVVTDDEGRGETVAAAWAGREIGVGHPRGRPHEFGFADAPQPPSRGLAGPAAALFAAYAGLVALAALHRGWPWALVGGAGPWALSGLWHLPGAVRDRRGRRERLAAMDAVPGRIVAVFRDVRTDEESGSVLTTRTPVVAFTTRDGTAVTAHCTAHLADPARARGREVTVHHTPANPAEFTLDPAADRRSWAWDVAVHVAAVVVLAATAAVGAVLLLR from the coding sequence GTGGGGTGGGACTGGTTCCTGAGGCTGTGGTGCGCGGCGTGGGGCGCGGTGGCGCTGGTCGGCGCGGTGCGCTCGCTGGCCGGGGTGACGAAGGCGCAGCGGACGGTCCGGCTGACCGGGCGGATCCGGGCGGTCGGGGTGCCGCGGCACGGCGCCTCGCGGATCGGCGGCATCCCGCTGGAGGTGTCGTACCGGGACCCGGACAGCGGGCGGGAGGTCGTCGTCACGGACGACGAGGGGCGCGGCGAGACGGTCGCCGCGGCCTGGGCGGGCCGGGAGATCGGGGTCGGCCACCCGCGGGGCCGGCCGCACGAGTTCGGGTTCGCCGACGCGCCGCAGCCGCCCTCCCGCGGCCTGGCCGGGCCCGCCGCCGCGCTGTTCGCGGCCTACGCGGGCCTGGTGGCGCTGGCCGCGCTGCACCGGGGGTGGCCGTGGGCGCTGGTCGGCGGCGCGGGCCCGTGGGCGCTGTCCGGCCTCTGGCACCTGCCGGGGGCCGTCCGGGACCGGCGGGGCAGGCGGGAGCGGCTGGCCGCGATGGACGCGGTGCCGGGCCGGATCGTCGCGGTGTTCCGGGACGTCCGGACCGACGAGGAGAGCGGCTCCGTGCTGACCACCCGTACCCCGGTGGTGGCGTTCACCACCCGCGACGGCACCGCCGTCACCGCGCACTGCACCGCGCACCTCGCCGACCCGGCCCGGGCGCGGGGGCGCGAGGTGACGGTGCACCACACGCCCGCGAACCCGGCCGAGTTCACCCTGGACCCGGCGGCCGACCGGCGCTCGTGGGCCTGGGACGTCGCGGTGCACGTCGCCGCCGTGGTGGTGCTGGCGGCGACGGCCGCGGTGGGCGCGGTGCTGCTGCTGCGCTGA
- a CDS encoding TraR/DksA family transcriptional regulator — protein sequence MSTARRKTGTTGHTAASSRTHVPAGTGARGGAEAVDPAELPVRPGEDPWTAEEVAELHEELAADIVRLRAEIEASEAAVAGLMRDSNDGAGDDQVDAGTKNINRESELALASNARDSLAQTERALARLEGTGFGLCESCGQPVGKARLQAFPRATLCVSCKAKQERR from the coding sequence GTGAGTACTGCGCGGCGAAAGACCGGCACCACCGGACACACCGCGGCGAGCAGCCGCACCCACGTGCCGGCGGGCACCGGAGCCCGCGGCGGCGCCGAGGCGGTCGACCCGGCCGAGCTGCCGGTCCGCCCCGGCGAGGACCCGTGGACGGCCGAGGAGGTGGCCGAGCTGCACGAGGAGCTGGCCGCCGACATCGTCCGGCTGCGGGCCGAGATCGAGGCCTCCGAGGCCGCCGTCGCCGGTCTGATGCGGGACTCCAACGACGGTGCGGGCGACGACCAGGTCGACGCCGGCACCAAGAACATCAACCGGGAGAGCGAGCTCGCGCTCGCCAGCAACGCCCGCGACAGCCTCGCCCAGACCGAGCGCGCCCTGGCCCGGCTGGAGGGCACCGGCTTCGGCCTGTGCGAGTCCTGCGGCCAGCCCGTCGGGAAGGCCCGCCTGCAGGCCTTCCCGCGCGCCACGCTCTGCGTCAGCTGCAAGGCCAAGCAGGAACGCCGCTGA
- a CDS encoding FMN-binding glutamate synthase family protein — translation MKARTIGTAAAAAVAALAARDLLQKRHALLRNFPVAGHARYLLERIGPELRQYIVTSNEEERPFSRDQRSWIYASAKEENNYSGFGTEVDVAHVQGHAYLKQRTFAGPLPDAHDPQAPLPSAKVLGGPRGRAGAFRPSSVVNISAMSFGSLSGAAITALNEGAAQAGALHNTGEGGLSPYHRKGGGDLVLQLGTSYFGCRNEDGSFDLGKLKEVVASAPVRAIEIKLSQGAKPGLGGMLPGAKVTPEIAEIRGIPVGRDCASPSRHSAFGDADSMLDFVELLAAETGLPVGIKSAVGELGFWQELASMTARGDRGVDFVTVDGGEGGTGAAPRMFADSVSLPFRMGFSRVYGTFAELGLTDRLTFIGSGKLGLPENAAVAFALGADMVNVAREAMLSIGCIQAQKCHTDRCPTGIATQNPWLARGIDPASKATRAAVYLRTLRRELTKVSSAVGVAHPSLITPEDIEVLNGDYEARTLASVYGYKEGWGRLGPELAEEITALLTA, via the coding sequence ATGAAGGCCCGCACGATAGGCACCGCCGCCGCGGCCGCGGTGGCCGCGCTCGCCGCCCGCGACCTGCTCCAGAAGCGGCACGCGCTGCTGCGCAACTTCCCGGTGGCCGGGCACGCCCGCTACCTGCTGGAGCGGATCGGCCCGGAGCTGCGGCAGTACATCGTGACCTCCAACGAGGAGGAGCGTCCGTTCAGCCGCGACCAGCGCAGCTGGATCTACGCCTCGGCCAAGGAGGAGAACAACTACTCCGGGTTCGGCACCGAGGTGGACGTCGCGCACGTGCAGGGCCACGCCTACCTGAAGCAGCGCACCTTCGCCGGCCCGCTGCCCGACGCCCACGACCCGCAGGCGCCGCTGCCCTCGGCCAAGGTGCTGGGCGGCCCGCGCGGGCGCGCCGGGGCGTTCCGCCCGAGCAGCGTGGTGAACATCTCCGCGATGAGCTTCGGCTCGCTCTCCGGCGCCGCGATCACCGCCCTGAACGAGGGCGCGGCGCAGGCCGGCGCGCTGCACAACACCGGCGAGGGCGGCCTGTCCCCGTACCACCGCAAGGGCGGCGGCGACCTGGTGCTGCAGCTGGGCACCTCGTACTTCGGGTGCCGCAACGAGGACGGCAGCTTCGACCTCGGCAAGCTCAAGGAGGTGGTGGCGTCCGCCCCGGTCCGGGCGATCGAGATCAAGCTCTCGCAGGGCGCCAAGCCGGGCCTGGGCGGCATGCTGCCGGGCGCCAAGGTGACGCCGGAGATCGCCGAGATCCGCGGCATCCCGGTCGGGCGGGACTGTGCCTCGCCGTCCCGGCACAGCGCGTTCGGCGACGCCGACTCGATGCTGGACTTCGTCGAGCTGCTGGCCGCCGAGACCGGCCTGCCGGTCGGCATCAAGAGCGCGGTCGGCGAGCTGGGCTTCTGGCAGGAGCTGGCCTCGATGACGGCCCGCGGCGACCGCGGCGTGGACTTCGTGACCGTCGACGGCGGCGAGGGCGGCACCGGCGCGGCCCCGCGGATGTTCGCCGACTCGGTGTCGCTGCCGTTCCGGATGGGCTTCTCCCGGGTCTACGGCACCTTCGCCGAGCTGGGCCTGACCGACCGGCTGACCTTCATCGGCTCCGGCAAGCTCGGCCTGCCCGAGAACGCCGCGGTGGCCTTCGCGCTGGGCGCCGACATGGTCAACGTGGCCCGCGAGGCGATGCTGTCGATCGGCTGCATCCAGGCCCAGAAGTGCCACACCGACCGCTGCCCGACCGGCATCGCCACCCAGAACCCGTGGCTGGCCCGCGGCATCGACCCGGCCTCCAAGGCCACCCGGGCCGCGGTCTACCTGCGCACCCTGCGCCGGGAGTTGACCAAGGTCTCCTCGGCCGTCGGCGTCGCCCACCCGTCGCTGATCACCCCCGAGGACATCGAGGTGCTGAACGGCGACTACGAGGCCCGCACGCTGGCCTCGGTCTACGGCTACAAGGAGGGCTGGGGCCGGCTCGGCCCGGAGCTGGCCGAGGAGATCACCGCCCTGCTCACCGCCTGA